The following are from one region of the Candidatus Hydrogenedentota bacterium genome:
- a CDS encoding response regulator, translating to MNEVRDGFYHDGNAGKGRSLSVLGIDDDQDHLFILETMLRRVDAYQLEVVGHTDHRLALEEIRRRSFDLVIIDYDLKTTLATTLIDTIRSEGFRQPIFVLTGVGNESVAASVMKAGANDYIVKSDVSASLLRVAIDGALGKRRLAEEKAILERELLESQKMEAIGTLIGGLAFDFNNLLTVVLGEAEMALTKSAGSGVERHIQTIQQNAFSMASIVRKLVAFDRTERETPSPGYLGMVVSDTCAYLHHILPRTIRIESEITPLGDRVNIHERSIRQILINLALNSADAMPSGGTIGIRVYSERGGSGWGPLPDHLRRGSAVLEVSDTGKGMNAEVRQRMFEPFFTTKEFSSRKGAGLGLSMVWQLVKSMQGHTQVSSEPNQGTTIRILLPFESISSQAKSGDMAS from the coding sequence ATGAATGAAGTACGAGACGGTTTCTACCATGACGGGAATGCGGGCAAAGGCCGGTCCTTGAGCGTTCTGGGTATCGATGACGATCAGGATCACTTGTTTATCCTGGAAACCATGCTCCGGCGGGTGGACGCCTACCAGCTTGAAGTTGTCGGCCACACGGATCACCGTCTTGCGCTGGAGGAGATCCGTCGGCGTTCGTTCGACCTGGTCATTATCGATTATGACCTGAAGACCACCCTGGCCACGACGCTCATCGACACAATCCGGTCCGAAGGTTTTCGCCAGCCCATTTTCGTGTTGACGGGGGTGGGCAACGAATCCGTGGCCGCCAGCGTGATGAAGGCCGGGGCGAACGACTACATTGTGAAGTCCGACGTTTCCGCGAGTCTGCTGCGGGTCGCCATCGACGGCGCCCTGGGCAAGCGAAGGCTGGCGGAGGAGAAAGCCATTCTGGAGCGGGAACTCCTCGAAAGCCAGAAAATGGAGGCCATCGGCACCCTCATCGGCGGGCTCGCCTTCGACTTCAACAATCTGCTCACCGTGGTGCTGGGCGAGGCGGAAATGGCCCTGACGAAGTCCGCCGGCAGCGGAGTTGAGCGGCACATCCAGACGATACAGCAGAATGCCTTCTCCATGGCGTCCATCGTCCGGAAGCTTGTTGCCTTCGATCGGACTGAACGCGAAACGCCCAGCCCCGGCTATCTCGGCATGGTCGTGTCGGATACCTGCGCCTACCTCCACCACATTCTCCCGCGCACCATAAGGATAGAGAGCGAGATTACGCCGCTGGGCGATCGGGTGAATATTCACGAGCGTTCCATACGGCAGATACTGATCAATCTCGCCCTGAACTCCGCCGACGCCATGCCTTCGGGTGGCACGATCGGAATCCGCGTCTACTCCGAGCGCGGCGGCTCGGGCTGGGGACCGCTGCCCGATCATCTCCGCCGCGGCAGCGCGGTGCTGGAGGTTTCCGACACGGGCAAGGGCATGAACGCTGAAGTGCGCCAGCGGATGTTTGAGCCCTTCTTCACCACCAAGGAGTTTTCCAGCCGGAAGGGCGCGGGGCTGGGGCTTTCCATGGTCTGGCAACTGGTAAAGTCCATGCAGGGGCACACCCAGGTGAGCAGTGAGCCCAATCAGGGGACCACGATACGAATTCTATTGCCTTTCGAATCGATCAGCAGCCAGGCAAAGTCGGGCGATATGGCAAGCTGA
- a CDS encoding response regulator: protein MTEPHSQKFKVFLVEDNDDDVFVILKAISQSGVTVETEVAEHGEALLAALRERDEAHQTLPNIILLDINMPRLDGYEVIRALKADPRLCHIPVLFLTTTSRKEDVQRAFESGASSFFSKPADFEDLVRLMEHILIYWKRVTRLPGRD, encoded by the coding sequence GTGACGGAACCGCATTCCCAGAAGTTCAAGGTTTTCCTCGTCGAGGATAACGACGACGATGTATTCGTAATTCTGAAGGCCATAAGCCAGTCCGGCGTGACGGTGGAGACGGAGGTTGCCGAACATGGCGAGGCGCTCCTGGCCGCGCTGCGGGAGCGGGACGAAGCGCACCAGACCCTGCCCAATATCATCCTGCTCGATATCAACATGCCCCGGCTGGATGGCTATGAGGTGATCCGCGCGCTCAAGGCCGATCCCCGGCTCTGCCACATTCCGGTGCTGTTCCTGACGACCACGAGCAGGAAGGAGGATGTCCAGCGGGCCTTCGAGTCCGGCGCGAGTTCTTTCTTCAGCAAGCCGGCGGATTTCGAGGACCTTGTCCGGCTGATGGAGCACATATTGATTTATTGGAAGCGCGTCACCCGGTTGCCCGGCCGCGATTGA
- a CDS encoding PAS domain-containing protein, which produces MLTEQSLHRVVGIGASAGGLEALQTFFDSMPVPCGMAIVVVQHLSPDFKSLMDELLLRHTRMRVLLAENDMVVEPDTVYLNPPRKDMIISRGKLLLSEKDPRDKLTLPIDTFFRSLASDQGERAVAIILSGTGSDGSRSLQNVVDAGGLVIVQAEDTAAFDGMPKSAITTGLAHYIVPPERMAQLLIDEIGNGARPASAVRLPAGTNPEPGTIQHIFRILQDEFGLDFTQYKPSTVGRRLERRMLLTNSNKVEDYVARLLHDKSERNNLYHDLLIGVTQFFRDVPAFHRIARDVIPSLVDNCEEEEEIRVWIPACATGEEVYTICILFREYIDRQQKKVGVKVFATDVHRDSLERGSAGVYAAETVESVDPALLKKYFTKEEDHFVVSPAIRQMVAFAPQNLLRDPPFTRIDLLVCRNLLIYFELLAQQRVLTLFHFSVRTNGYLFLGPSESLGKLEEYFEEVDRHWKIYRKHRDARLPAEMRRPMPAAVLPPIGTDRRGGYAYSEQAASLTQQLRLYDVLLSDFMPPGILFSRDGQLLHAFGDTKSFLEPLRGRPRLDISEMLVEDLRLPFASALERVRKSGDRISLTDILVKSESGSRLFNLEIRTVDALAGPAEHYLAVIKDVAAYASNDELPSEGFRFDEESRRRLESLEKELQYTKEHLRTTIEELETSNEELQASNEELLASNEELQSTNEELHSLNEELYTVNSEHQAKIGELMELTNDMNNLTRSTNIGTLFVDANLQIRRFTPAAAKLFNILKQDIGRPVEHFTSKLDAAGFIRDLRDVLEGGRQVERAMMFEDGESYLMRIVPYRTEKGIIEGAVATFIDITSLHQAEAALARQTRLMEMVLDTVADGVVAVDGKGHFNLFNRAAEDLLGLGPKQLEVPQWPAEYGLFRSDEVTPIKWDELPLVKAMNGETSLRFECFVRNEALERGRHISISAAPIPAIGEEKSGAVCTFHDITQRVERFRRLEMSQTDLEQAVRDKSEKLEISEARSRLALEAAEMGTWFYDSRSGVYRRSAEFNRILGLAPKDTEFSLEEYLNRVYVDDRNAVSRGMLQATMSPGEYQIEFRVQRGDGSLRWLRDKGQIVQSRDDGTVVMAGAVVDISDLKSANDLMEEMRVRLEKTVATRSAELEGIYGALPSGYIMVDNELHVLRANPVVARMHGLSPEAFNGKRLSEVAGGASLSLESCLQKVLDSGQTLYNVELRGAFPGFPGESHLLSVTCFPLPLLDGARGAAAILTDHTILARCQKELAEQRNLVDVVVESLKVVVCQWDVPSDTAEWGPFFTEAFGHPAGHITEAYAWWLNRIHPDDRAGFSEAFQRYQSTGSEDNWECTYSFQRANGTYAHVRHWFTAIRTADGRAERLLGAILDLTEENRLMSRLVQRNKDLETLVYIISHDLKEPLRSIRTFTDLLATEHAEHLNREGLDLLERLGRNSFRLDKLINEVLELSRAQQLEVPDRGTDGRALVMQAIAQLQDAIDSLGATIRVADQMPNVRANERWATQAVYNFIHNALKFCEDGCKPEIDIYPYAPVGDEPPMKGFVVADRGAGVPEELRDRIFELFRKGERRTDGTGAGLAIVREVARRHNGNAWHRPRSGGGSEFIITFGEGGAS; this is translated from the coding sequence GTGTTAACAGAGCAATCGCTTCATCGGGTAGTTGGGATAGGCGCCTCCGCAGGCGGGCTGGAGGCGCTCCAGACTTTTTTTGATTCCATGCCCGTTCCGTGTGGCATGGCTATTGTTGTAGTACAGCATTTATCGCCCGACTTCAAAAGTCTCATGGACGAGTTGCTTCTCCGCCACACCCGGATGCGGGTTCTCCTGGCCGAAAACGACATGGTTGTGGAGCCCGATACCGTCTATCTCAATCCGCCGCGAAAAGACATGATCATCTCGCGGGGCAAATTGCTACTTTCGGAGAAGGACCCCAGGGACAAACTGACCCTGCCCATCGATACTTTCTTCCGTTCGCTGGCAAGCGACCAGGGGGAGAGGGCGGTGGCGATTATTCTGAGTGGCACCGGAAGCGATGGTTCCCGGAGCCTGCAGAACGTGGTCGACGCTGGTGGCCTCGTTATCGTTCAGGCCGAGGATACGGCCGCTTTCGACGGGATGCCCAAGAGCGCAATCACCACCGGCCTCGCCCACTACATCGTGCCGCCCGAGCGGATGGCTCAACTGCTGATCGACGAAATCGGCAATGGCGCGCGCCCCGCGTCGGCCGTTCGCCTGCCCGCCGGCACGAACCCCGAACCGGGCACTATCCAGCATATATTCCGAATACTTCAGGACGAGTTCGGGCTCGATTTTACCCAATACAAACCCTCCACCGTGGGGCGGCGCCTGGAAAGGCGCATGCTCCTCACCAATTCGAACAAGGTGGAGGACTACGTGGCCAGGCTGCTCCACGACAAGTCGGAGCGAAACAACCTCTATCATGACCTGCTGATCGGCGTGACCCAGTTTTTTCGCGATGTGCCCGCCTTCCACCGCATCGCCCGCGATGTTATTCCTTCGCTGGTGGACAATTGCGAGGAGGAGGAGGAAATTCGCGTCTGGATCCCCGCCTGCGCCACCGGCGAAGAGGTCTACACCATCTGCATTCTGTTTCGAGAGTACATTGATCGACAGCAGAAAAAAGTCGGCGTGAAGGTGTTCGCCACCGATGTGCATCGTGACTCGCTGGAGCGCGGCAGCGCCGGCGTCTATGCCGCGGAGACCGTTGAGTCGGTGGATCCCGCGTTGCTCAAGAAATACTTCACAAAGGAAGAGGACCACTTCGTCGTCAGCCCCGCCATTCGGCAGATGGTCGCCTTTGCGCCGCAGAACCTGCTCCGTGACCCTCCCTTCACACGCATCGATCTGCTGGTCTGCCGAAACCTGCTCATCTACTTCGAATTGCTGGCGCAGCAGCGCGTTTTGACCCTCTTCCACTTTTCCGTCAGGACCAATGGCTACTTGTTCCTTGGGCCCAGCGAGAGTCTCGGAAAACTGGAGGAATATTTCGAAGAGGTGGATCGTCATTGGAAGATCTACCGGAAGCACCGCGACGCCCGACTGCCCGCGGAGATGCGGCGACCCATGCCCGCCGCGGTGTTGCCGCCGATCGGCACCGACCGCCGTGGCGGATACGCCTACAGCGAGCAGGCCGCTTCCCTGACCCAGCAGCTTCGACTTTACGATGTCCTCCTGAGCGATTTCATGCCTCCAGGCATTCTCTTTTCCCGAGACGGTCAGTTGCTCCACGCATTTGGCGACACCAAGTCCTTCCTCGAACCGCTTCGGGGCCGCCCGAGGTTGGACATCTCCGAAATGCTTGTGGAGGATCTGCGCCTTCCATTCGCCTCCGCCCTCGAACGGGTCAGGAAGTCGGGAGACCGGATCAGCCTTACCGACATCCTCGTAAAGTCGGAATCGGGCAGTCGCCTCTTCAACCTGGAGATCCGTACGGTCGATGCGCTCGCGGGGCCTGCGGAGCACTACCTGGCCGTAATCAAGGACGTGGCCGCGTATGCTTCCAACGACGAGCTCCCCTCCGAGGGATTTCGCTTCGACGAGGAATCCCGAAGGCGCCTCGAATCGCTGGAAAAGGAACTCCAGTACACGAAGGAGCATCTTCGCACCACCATCGAGGAGCTGGAAACCAGCAATGAAGAGTTGCAGGCCAGCAACGAAGAACTGCTTGCCTCGAATGAAGAACTACAAAGCACCAACGAGGAGTTGCACAGCCTCAACGAGGAGCTCTATACCGTTAACTCCGAACATCAGGCGAAAATCGGCGAGCTGATGGAGCTCACCAATGATATGAACAACCTGACGCGGAGCACGAACATTGGTACCTTGTTCGTGGACGCCAACCTCCAGATCAGGCGTTTCACCCCGGCGGCCGCGAAGCTTTTCAATATTCTCAAGCAGGATATCGGACGTCCGGTGGAGCATTTCACGAGCAAGCTCGACGCCGCCGGATTCATTCGGGATCTTCGAGATGTGCTGGAAGGCGGTCGGCAGGTGGAGCGCGCCATGATGTTTGAAGATGGCGAAAGCTATCTCATGCGCATCGTTCCCTACCGGACCGAGAAAGGGATCATCGAGGGGGCCGTCGCGACCTTTATCGATATTACAAGTCTGCACCAGGCGGAGGCCGCGCTTGCCCGCCAGACGCGATTGATGGAAATGGTACTGGATACCGTTGCCGACGGCGTGGTCGCCGTGGACGGAAAGGGACACTTCAACCTCTTCAACCGCGCGGCGGAGGATCTCCTCGGTCTGGGGCCGAAGCAGTTGGAGGTTCCGCAGTGGCCCGCCGAGTACGGGCTCTTCCGCTCCGACGAAGTGACCCCGATCAAGTGGGATGAACTCCCGCTTGTCAAGGCGATGAATGGCGAGACTTCGCTCCGTTTCGAGTGTTTTGTGCGGAACGAGGCCCTGGAGCGCGGGCGGCACATCTCAATTTCGGCCGCGCCGATTCCGGCGATTGGCGAGGAGAAGTCCGGCGCCGTCTGCACCTTCCATGATATTACCCAGCGCGTGGAGCGATTCCGCAGGCTGGAGATGAGCCAGACGGATCTGGAGCAAGCCGTTCGGGACAAGAGCGAGAAGCTGGAGATCAGCGAGGCCCGGTCCAGGCTTGCCCTGGAGGCGGCCGAGATGGGGACCTGGTTCTATGACTCCCGTTCCGGCGTCTACCGCAGGAGCGCCGAATTTAACCGGATTTTGGGGCTGGCCCCGAAGGACACGGAGTTCAGTCTGGAAGAATATCTCAATCGGGTTTATGTGGATGATCGAAACGCCGTCAGCCGCGGCATGCTCCAGGCCACCATGTCGCCCGGCGAATACCAAATTGAGTTCCGAGTGCAGCGGGGCGACGGGAGTCTTCGCTGGCTCCGGGACAAAGGGCAGATCGTCCAGTCGCGCGATGACGGAACCGTGGTCATGGCGGGGGCCGTCGTGGACATCAGCGATCTTAAATCCGCCAATGACCTCATGGAGGAAATGCGCGTACGGCTGGAGAAGACCGTGGCGACAAGGTCCGCCGAGCTGGAGGGCATCTATGGCGCGCTGCCCTCGGGTTACATCATGGTCGACAACGAACTCCACGTACTGAGAGCGAACCCGGTCGTTGCGCGCATGCACGGGCTGTCGCCCGAGGCGTTCAACGGCAAGCGACTCTCCGAGGTCGCGGGCGGCGCCTCTCTGTCGCTGGAGTCCTGTCTCCAGAAGGTCCTCGATTCCGGACAGACCCTTTACAACGTCGAATTGCGCGGCGCCTTTCCGGGGTTCCCGGGGGAAAGCCACCTCCTTTCGGTCACCTGCTTTCCGCTGCCGCTGCTCGATGGCGCGCGGGGAGCCGCCGCCATACTCACGGATCACACCATCCTCGCCCGCTGCCAGAAGGAACTGGCGGAGCAGCGAAATCTTGTCGATGTCGTTGTGGAATCGCTCAAGGTCGTCGTGTGCCAGTGGGACGTGCCCTCCGACACGGCGGAGTGGGGACCCTTCTTTACCGAGGCTTTTGGCCACCCCGCCGGTCATATCACCGAGGCCTACGCGTGGTGGTTGAATCGCATTCATCCCGACGACAGGGCCGGCTTCAGCGAGGCGTTCCAGCGGTATCAGTCCACGGGAAGCGAAGACAACTGGGAGTGTACCTACAGCTTTCAGCGGGCCAACGGCACTTACGCTCACGTTCGCCATTGGTTCACGGCGATCCGCACGGCGGACGGGCGTGCGGAGCGGCTCCTGGGCGCCATACTCGATTTGACCGAGGAGAACCGGCTCATGAGCCGGCTCGTGCAGCGCAACAAGGATCTCGAAACGCTGGTATATATCATCAGCCACGACCTGAAAGAGCCGCTGCGCTCAATCCGAACGTTCACCGACCTGCTTGCGACGGAGCACGCGGAACACCTGAACCGCGAAGGCCTCGACCTGCTGGAGCGTCTCGGTCGCAACTCTTTCCGGCTGGACAAGCTCATCAACGAAGTGCTGGAGTTGTCACGCGCCCAGCAGTTGGAAGTGCCGGATCGCGGTACCGACGGTCGCGCGCTGGTGATGCAGGCCATCGCCCAGCTTCAGGACGCCATCGACTCGCTCGGCGCGACGATACGCGTCGCCGACCAGATGCCCAACGTCCGCGCCAACGAGCGCTGGGCCACGCAGGCGGTCTACAACTTCATCCACAATGCGTTGAAATTCTGCGAGGACGGCTGCAAACCCGAAATCGATATTTATCCCTATGCGCCCGTGGGCGACGAGCCCCCCATGAAGGGTTTTGTGGTTGCGGATCGGGGCGCGGGCGTGCCCGAAGAGTTGCGTGACCGGATCTTCGAGCTTTTCAGGAAAGGCGAACGTCGCACCGATGGCACGGGCGCGGGCCTGGCGATCGTGCGCGAAGTTGCCCGGCGGCACAATGGGAACGCCTGGCACCGCCCGCGGTCCGGCGGCGGATCTGAATTCATCATCACCTTCGGCGAAGGAGGCGCCTCGTGA
- a CDS encoding metallophosphoesterase family protein codes for MYRRLHLFFSMMIAGLATAQVGTHPTVHDVAAGVTQRLQESLPAEQLLKVSVEQVMPFITEEDWKVLGEKHLSFRINVPATVYVFRDSEDPNVVHWLPARGFVNSGLSVNTDSQAFDGWSKDFEAGVVGLGVPSIDGDAEHYFVVVAPKQKEDALKVTEVTPATHTAGTLVAGERIGVSWNDTKVTEAPEALRGALLLRGDPNKRRSARLTQIFQTTEYPATPTPDHVVLTWGDDPTCTQSIQWRTSTATEKGLVRYRTQGTEPWAEQQAKTLRLENHNTVNDPLSNWHTVCLSGLKPGTKYEYQVGTGTEDGWIAPAMFETAPDKAEPFSFIYLGDAQAGFDEWGELLHQCYRENPEAAFYVMAGDLVNRGNERADWDRLFHNAEGVFDHRPLVPSIGNHEVQGDKGPWMYLELLDLPKNGPKGVTPERAYSFTYGNVLVISLDANVEPAEQTEWLESELKNTKATWKFVTYHQPAYSSGANRDNPEVRELWGALFDKYHVDLALQGHDHAYLRTWPMYNQKRVATAAEGTIYIVSTSGTKYYDQGQFDYTEVGFTNTNTYQVLDIKIDGDTLTYKAHGADGKVLDQFVIEK; via the coding sequence ATGTATCGCAGGCTCCACCTCTTTTTCTCCATGATGATTGCAGGCCTTGCCACGGCCCAGGTGGGTACCCACCCGACGGTTCACGATGTGGCCGCCGGGGTGACGCAGCGACTCCAGGAGTCGCTCCCGGCGGAGCAACTGCTCAAGGTCTCGGTGGAGCAGGTGATGCCTTTCATAACGGAAGAGGACTGGAAGGTACTGGGTGAGAAGCACCTGTCCTTCCGCATCAACGTGCCGGCGACGGTCTACGTCTTCCGCGATTCGGAAGACCCCAACGTGGTGCATTGGCTCCCGGCGCGCGGCTTCGTAAACTCGGGGCTTTCGGTGAACACCGACAGTCAGGCTTTTGACGGGTGGTCGAAAGATTTTGAAGCCGGTGTGGTGGGTCTGGGCGTACCCTCCATCGACGGCGACGCCGAGCACTACTTTGTGGTCGTCGCTCCGAAACAGAAAGAAGACGCCCTGAAAGTTACCGAAGTTACACCGGCGACCCACACGGCGGGCACGCTCGTCGCAGGCGAGCGCATCGGCGTCAGTTGGAATGACACAAAGGTCACCGAGGCGCCCGAAGCGCTGCGGGGAGCGCTGCTGCTGCGGGGCGATCCGAACAAGCGACGCTCGGCCCGGCTCACCCAGATCTTCCAGACCACGGAATACCCCGCCACGCCCACGCCCGACCACGTGGTGTTGACCTGGGGCGACGATCCCACATGTACCCAGTCGATCCAGTGGCGCACAAGCACGGCCACCGAGAAGGGCCTGGTCCGCTATCGCACACAGGGGACGGAGCCCTGGGCGGAGCAGCAGGCCAAGACCCTGCGCCTGGAGAACCACAACACGGTGAACGATCCCCTTTCCAACTGGCATACCGTGTGCCTCAGCGGGCTCAAACCGGGCACCAAGTATGAGTATCAGGTGGGCACGGGAACGGAAGACGGCTGGATTGCGCCGGCGATGTTTGAGACTGCACCGGACAAGGCGGAGCCTTTTTCCTTCATATATCTTGGCGACGCGCAGGCGGGCTTCGACGAATGGGGCGAGTTGCTGCACCAGTGTTACCGGGAAAACCCCGAAGCGGCCTTTTATGTGATGGCGGGCGACCTCGTAAATCGCGGCAACGAACGGGCGGACTGGGATCGCCTCTTCCATAACGCCGAGGGAGTTTTTGACCACCGCCCGCTCGTACCCAGCATCGGCAATCACGAGGTCCAGGGCGACAAGGGTCCCTGGATGTATCTGGAATTGCTCGACCTGCCGAAGAATGGCCCGAAGGGAGTTACACCCGAGCGCGCCTACAGCTTCACCTACGGCAATGTGCTCGTGATTTCGCTGGACGCGAATGTGGAGCCCGCCGAGCAAACGGAATGGCTGGAGAGCGAACTGAAAAATACGAAGGCGACGTGGAAATTCGTGACCTACCACCAGCCCGCCTATTCCTCCGGCGCCAACCGCGACAATCCCGAGGTGCGCGAGCTCTGGGGCGCGCTCTTTGACAAGTATCACGTAGACCTGGCGCTCCAGGGCCACGACCACGCCTATCTCCGCACCTGGCCCATGTACAACCAGAAACGGGTGGCCACGGCGGCGGAAGGAACGATCTACATCGTATCGACATCGGGCACGAAGTACTACGATCAGGGCCAGTTCGACTACACCGAGGTGGGCTTCACAAATACCAATACCTACCAGGTGCTGGACATTAAAATCGATGGCGATACGTTGACCTACAAGGCCCATGGGGCGGACGGCAAGGTACTGGACCAGTTTGTCATCGAAAAGTGA
- a CDS encoding metallophosphoesterase family protein — MRRLTILASLLLVAGLAQAHVGNHPSVHDTVAAIIERFARTFPAEELKGFTVEKVLAALTEQEREILGQEHLIFRVNVPVTVYVLRAEDMKEEVFWLAERGFEKTALTVVTNEGPFVAWSKAFPAGEVGLGVNSLSGDGDHYFVAIVPQTPGEKVELSEIYPGQHTVGAMNAGERIYSSWDTTVLKEVPEALAGQVMLRGNENARRAARLTSVYQVTKYPATAAPDQVTLTWASDPKTTQAVQWRTSTEVAQGAVRYRIKKTAGAELADKWITVAAQTKALVNHNTINDPAVHRHSVNLIGLEPATTYEYEVGDGSITGWTTPFEFTTAPEKITPFKFIYMGDAQNGLDAWGKLIHNAYSEEPEAAFYIMAGDLVNRGNERDDWDDFFHNATGVFDHRQLVPCIGNHENQGDLGPRMYLELFDLPKNGPANIAPEHAYSFTYSNALFVVLDSNLLPADQVEWLDAELAASDATWKFVVYHHPAYSSGASRDNPDVRNIWTPIFDKYHVDLALQGHDHAYLRTWPMKGDQKVGSAAEGTIYIVSVSGTKFYEQGQFDYTEFGMTNVATYQVLDLRIDGNKLTYKSYDIEGKVRDEFVIEK; from the coding sequence ATGCGACGTTTAACGATCCTGGCCAGTCTACTTCTTGTGGCGGGCCTGGCCCAGGCCCACGTGGGCAATCATCCCTCGGTACACGATACCGTGGCCGCCATTATCGAGCGCTTCGCCCGGACCTTTCCCGCCGAGGAACTGAAAGGCTTCACGGTCGAGAAGGTGCTGGCCGCGCTCACGGAGCAGGAGCGGGAGATTCTCGGTCAGGAGCACCTCATCTTTCGCGTCAACGTCCCCGTGACGGTATATGTACTCCGTGCGGAAGATATGAAGGAGGAGGTATTCTGGCTAGCGGAGCGCGGCTTCGAGAAGACCGCCTTGACCGTCGTCACCAACGAAGGTCCCTTTGTCGCCTGGAGCAAGGCCTTTCCTGCGGGCGAGGTCGGACTGGGGGTGAATTCCCTCAGCGGCGACGGCGACCACTACTTCGTGGCGATTGTGCCTCAGACACCCGGCGAGAAGGTCGAGCTGAGCGAGATCTACCCCGGCCAGCATACGGTGGGCGCAATGAACGCCGGCGAGCGCATTTACTCAAGCTGGGACACGACGGTGCTCAAGGAAGTGCCCGAGGCGTTGGCGGGCCAGGTGATGCTGCGGGGCAATGAAAACGCCCGGCGCGCCGCACGACTCACCAGTGTCTACCAGGTTACAAAGTATCCCGCCACGGCGGCTCCCGATCAGGTGACCCTGACCTGGGCGAGCGATCCGAAGACGACCCAGGCCGTCCAGTGGCGCACGAGTACGGAAGTGGCGCAGGGCGCGGTGCGCTACCGCATCAAGAAGACAGCGGGCGCGGAACTGGCCGACAAGTGGATTACGGTGGCGGCCCAGACGAAGGCCCTGGTGAACCACAATACGATAAACGACCCTGCGGTGCATCGCCACTCGGTCAATCTAATCGGCCTGGAGCCCGCGACGACCTATGAATACGAGGTGGGCGACGGAAGCATCACAGGCTGGACGACGCCCTTCGAGTTCACCACCGCGCCCGAGAAGATCACGCCCTTCAAATTCATTTACATGGGCGACGCGCAGAACGGTCTGGACGCCTGGGGAAAACTGATTCACAATGCCTATTCAGAAGAGCCCGAAGCCGCCTTCTACATCATGGCGGGCGATCTGGTGAACCGGGGCAACGAACGGGACGACTGGGACGACTTCTTTCACAACGCCACGGGCGTCTTCGACCACCGCCAGTTGGTGCCCTGCATCGGCAATCATGAGAATCAGGGTGACCTCGGGCCGCGGATGTATCTGGAGCTCTTCGACCTCCCGAAGAATGGCCCGGCAAACATTGCGCCCGAGCACGCCTACAGCTTCACCTACAGCAACGCCTTGTTCGTCGTGCTCGATTCCAACCTGCTTCCCGCCGATCAGGTGGAGTGGCTCGACGCGGAACTGGCGGCCTCCGACGCCACGTGGAAGTTTGTGGTGTATCACCACCCGGCCTATTCTTCCGGGGCGAGCCGGGACAATCCCGATGTGCGCAATATCTGGACGCCGATCTTCGACAAGTATCATGTCGATCTCGCCCTGCAGGGCCACGACCACGCCTATTTGCGCACCTGGCCCATGAAGGGCGATCAGAAAGTGGGGTCGGCAGCCGAGGGCACCATTTATATCGTTTCCGTGTCGGGCACCAAGTTCTACGAACAGGGCCAGTTCGACTACACCGAATTCGGCATGACCAATGTGGCCACGTACCAAGTGCTCGACCTTCGCATCGACGGCAACAAGCTGACCTACAAGTCCTATGACATCGAGGGCAAGGTACGGGACGAGTTTGTGATCGAGAAGTAG